From a region of the Megalops cyprinoides isolate fMegCyp1 chromosome 13, fMegCyp1.pri, whole genome shotgun sequence genome:
- the LOC118787799 gene encoding UDP-glucuronosyltransferase 2B31-like: MEMHLTVFFLTTLLILTLPGIHGGKVLVFPLDGSHWVNMKVLIEELHAKGHSVTVVRASSSWYIEETSPHYTSVTVHVERAFDEDFLGKLVIQLLQLQRQGGSAWTHFDLAMELMSKGKEVHEKICEMVVQMFEDQSLMQSLHDAQYDLVLTDPAFGGGILLAHYLGLPLVLNVRWTIHGEGHFAIAPSPLSYVPIPGAELTDNMSFLQRVQNVFVQSLVWIQIQLIVSPPYSSLCHRYFGPGADYFSLFQAADIWLMRVDFVFEFPRPTMPNVVYMGGFQCKPSKPLPEDLEEFVQSSGEHGVIIMSLGTLFGQLPHDLADEIAAAFAQLPQKVIWRYTGDRPATLGNNTRLVNWMPQNDLLGHPRTRVFVAHGGTNGVLEAIYHGVPIVGLPLAVDQPDNLFRMKVKGAAKVLDVVTLDRHIFLQALQEVLHDPSYRMNMQRLSRLHRDQPMKPLDLALFWIEFVMRHKGAAHLRTESYKMPWYVYHSVDVIAVLLALMLLILIVIIAVIRCLCCRLCCKRKTKRE, translated from the coding sequence ATGGAGATGCATCTTACAGTCTTCTTCCTGACCACTCTTCTGATCCTCACACTGCCAGGTATCCATGGTGGCAAAGTTCTAGTGTTTCCATTGGATGGCAGCCATTGGGTGAACATGAAGGTTCTGATTGAGGAGCTGCATGCTAAGggccacagtgtcacagtggtGCGAGCATCCAGCAGCTGGTACATTGAGGAGACGTCCCCTCACTACACCTCAGTCACAGTCCATGTTGAAAGGGCATTTGATGAAGACTTTTTAGGCAAATTAGTGATTCAGTTACTGCAGCTACAAAGACAGGGAGGATCAGCTTGGACTCATTTCGACTTGGCAATGGAGCTAATGTCCAAGGGTAAAGAGGTTCATGAAAAGATATGTGAAATGGTGGTCCAGATGTTTGAAGATCAGAGCCTGATGCAGTCTCTACATGATGCTCAGTATGACTTGGTTCTTACTGATCCTGCATTCGGTGGTGGGATTCTCTTAGCACACTACCTTGGTCTTCCCCTAGTTTTGAATGTTCGATGGACAATACATGGAGAAGGCCACTTTGCAATTGCTCCTTCACCACTGTCTTATGTTCCTATTCCAGGGGCAGAGTTAACTGACAATATGAGCTTTCTCCAGAGGGTCCAAAACGTATTCGTACAAAGTCTTGTATGGATTCAGATACAACTTATTGTGAGCCCTCCTTACAGTTCTTTATGTCATCGCTACTTTGGCCCTGGGGCAGACTACTTTTCGCTCTTTCAGGCAGCGGACATCTGGCTCATGAGGGTAGATTTTGTCTTTGAATTCCCACGCCCCACCATGCCTAATGTTGTCTATATGGGTGGATTCCAGTGCAAGCCTTCCAAGCCCCTTCCAGAAGATCTGGAGGAGTTTGTTCAGAGTTCCGGAGAGCATGGTGTCATTATTATGTCTTTAGGCACATTATTCGGTCAGCTGCCACATGATCTAGCTGATGAGATAGCTGCTGCTTTTGCTCAGCTGCCTCAGAAGGTCATTTGGAGGTACACAGGGGATAGGCCAGCTACCCTGGGCAACAACACCCGATTGGTCAACTGGATGCCACAGAATGACCTTCTGGGACATCCCAGAACCAGAGTCTTTGTAGCCCATGGGGGAACCAATGGAGTGCTAGAGGCTATTTACCACGGTGTTCCAATAGTTGGCCTTCCTCTGGCTGTTGATCAGCCTGATAACCTTTTCAGAATGAAAGTGAAGGGAGCAGCAAAGGTCTTGGATGTTGTCACATTagacagacacatttttctccAGGCCTTACAGGAAGTGCTCCATGACCCATCCTATAGGATGAACATGCAGAGACTCTCCAGGCTACACCGGGATCAGCCAATGAAACCACTGGACCTCGCCCTCTTCTGGATTGAGTTTGTTATGAGACACAAAGGTGCTGCTCACCTGCGCACAGAGTCCTATAAGATGCCCTGGTATGTCTACCACTCTGTGGATGTCATAGCAGTCTTGCTAGCACTTATGTTACTCATCTTAATCGTTATCATTGCTGTTATCAGatgtctgtgctgtaggttgtgctgcaaaagaaaaacaaaacgtGAATAA